ATATCGAGGAGACCGGCGAAGCGTGCCGAGCATCACTGATGAGCAGCCTGATTGTTGAGTATCGGCGACTGACGGTAGGCCCGGAGAAACTGCCAGCGCTTGACGCGGCCTTAACGCTCCTGGAGAAGGCCACAGGTCTCCACATCCGCGTGCATCGCGGGTCGGTCGTCGTCACAAAGATTCCGGCGTGGATACCACCCGTACGATCCTGGAAGTCGCTGTCGAACCTCGTCGAAAAGCAAGCTACCGGGAGCGATGGCCAGTGGCTGAGCCCTCGGCGCGAGAGAAACCAACTCTTGCTTCGCATTAGATTCCTTCGCACTGAGTGGTGTTTGACTACCCTGCCTCGACATCTCTCGGCGGAGCGGCTCCCAGACACGCAGTATTCCTTCATAATGGAGAGCCTTCTTCTCCTGTTTCATCAAGCGTACTTCGCCCTCTTACCCAAACTGGACAAGGCCGGCTTGAGGGCAGAACGTGACGAACTGGTCTCGACATTCTTCGGATTCGCGGAACGCGTGCCCGACATCGCCGAGCGCTTCCGCATCGCAGGGTTGGCATACGAAGCCCGCGCCGACGCCGCTAGCGCGGTCGCTTCCTTCGAGAAGGCTCTATCCGCCAGCCACGTCGACGAGGACGTTTTTATGACTCGGCTTCAGACTTTCTGGATGGCCCTCTTGGACAAGGGGGATTTCACGGCTGCACTGCAGCTGCTCCTCAAGTTCACGCCTATGGTTTCTCTCAAGCAACTACCCGAGCTACGAGAACTCATCCTCGCAACTTTCCTGGAATATGGCGATGCGCGCACCGAAGGGGGAGCCGCCGGATGACCTTCGATTGCAGCGGTCGTGCTATGCACGCCGCTGAATCGTGCGTTAGGTACCCGGCAAGGAAGGACGCGCAATGTCACAGCCAAGCGCCCTAACCGAGAAGATCAAGCAACACTACGCGACGCCCGATCTAGGAGCTTCAATTCTCGCGGCCTTGGCATGCAGGGAAAGACGTCAAGAACCTCAAACCGGAGGACTTCGCGCCGGTTGACGAGTTTCACATTCGGGGCCGCGAGGCCACTCTCGAGCTTGCGGGTGTGGTAGGTCCCGGGCCGAACATGCATGTGCTCGACGTCGGCAGTGGCCTCGGCGGGCCCGCACGCTGCCTCGCCGACGAGTTTGGCTGCCGGGTAACGGGCATTGACCTGACCGATGAGGGCTGGGCCCACCATACGAGAGGGGGCTGGCCGCCGCTGGAGTCCCGGCCGTCCCGGGCGGGAGGCCTCTGAGCACCACGATGATCTACAATCGCGGGGGCCGGGAGTGCTGCCGAGCTCGGAAACGGCCTGGGATCATCTGCGACCCGAAGAGCATTTAGGCTGACCGCAGCCGCAGTGTTTGTGTCCGGGCAGCTCCTCGACGTGGCCTTCCTAAACGACTGGAACTGCTATAGAATTCCCGCAACGGGTTAGCAGCGCTGCGACGCGCTATGCTGACCGACCTACTGCCAGACGGCCGATGGGAGGAACCATGGCGACCGACAAACCACAACGGGTGCACTTGGCTGGCTCGGTTCTCGACCGCTCCCGCCATGTGTGCGCCTTCTTCCACACCAAGGACGAGGAATATTATGTTCTCTTGCCCTTCATCAACGACGGCTTCGATGACGGCGACAAGGCCTATCACATCGTTGAATCCGGGCACCGCCCGGAACACCGGCGACGCCTCCAGGCCGCTGGCATCGACGTCGCCACGGCCGAACGGAAGGGGCAGCTCGACATCCGTGCCTGGGAGGAGGCTTACCTGCGCGATGGACATTTCGACCAGAACCGCATGCTCGCCCTGATTGAAGAGGTGCTGACCCGCGGCAAAACGCAGGGCTACCGGCTCACCCGCCTCGTCGCCAACATGGAATGGGCCCTGGAAGACCGCCCCGGCGTCGGTGAGATCGTAGAGTATGAGACTCGGTTAAACTACGTGCTGCCCAAATACGACGATGCCGTGGTCTGAACCTACGACTTGGCCCGGTTCGGTGCCGACATCGTCATGGACATCTTCCGGACGCATCCGATGGTGATCATGGGGGGCAGACTTCAGCTGAACCCGTTCTTCGTGCCGCCGGACCAGATGCTGTGGGAACTGCGGCAGCGCCACAAGCCGACTCCCTCTTAGATGCGCTGCCTGACAGATCGCTTCACCGAACAGCCGCGAGCCACCGCGCGAGCCGATACGCTTTGGTTGCTGAGTTGCCGGATTCGCTGCCGGTGCTTTCCGGTTAGAGGGGGCAGTCGGTGAATTTGGTCGTTAGACTATGCTCCCGTAAGGAGGAGAAAATGGGTCCACATCTGAAATCCCGCATGGTCCCACCACATCGTCGGATCGCCGTGCTGCTCATAGCAGCTGTGCTGACCCTGGGCGTCGCCCAGGGGGTTGCCGGCCAGCCGACCTCGGCGGGGGAGGTGGTCGTTGCCTGGCATGTCACCCTCGCCCCGACCTGGTTCGACCCGTCCACCGCGCCGCCACAGATCACCCCCTTTGGGCTGCTTTATGCGATCCACGATGCGCTGCTCCGCCCGCTGCCGGGGAAAAAGATGGCCAACACCCTGGCGGAGTCGTGGACGGAGAGCCCGGACGGGCTGGTGTACGAGTTCAAGCTGCGCCGCGGGCTCAAGTTTCACAACGGCGACCCGGTCACCGCCGAGGACGTGAAGTTCAGCTTCGAGCGTTACAAAGGGGCGGGCGCCAGGGAACTGCAGGGACGCGTCGAGCACGTGGAGGTCGTCGATCCCCTGACGGTGCGCTTCCGTCTGAAAGCGCCCTGGCCGGACTTCATGACCTTCTATGGGACCACGGCTACGGCCGCCGGGATCGTCGTTCCCAAGAAATATGTCACGCAGGTCGGGGACGAGGGCTTCAGGAAACATCCCATCGGGGCCGGCCCCTATAAGTTCGTGAGCCACAAGCCCGGCGTGGAGGTGGTGCTGGAAGCCAACGCCGGGTACTGGCGGCATGTGCCCCACGTCAAGCGGCTCATCATGAAGAGCGTCCCTGAAGGGACCACGCGCCTGGCGATGCTGAAGAAGGGAGAGGCCGACATCGGCGTCGCCTTTGATGGGCAGGAGGCCGAGGACGTGAAGCGCGATCCGCGTCTGACGCTGGTGGCCACGCGGCATGCGTCCATCTTCTGGCTCGAGTTCGCCGACCAGTGGGACCCCAAGTCGCCGTGGCACGACAAGCGCCTGCGGCTGGCGGTGAACTATGCCCTGAACCGCAAGGCGATCAGCGACGCCGCCTGTGTGGGCCTGTGCCCGCCCGCCGGGGTCATCGTGCCCCGCGTGATGGACTTTGCCCTGCAGGTGGCGCCGCCGCCCTACGACCCCCAGAAGGCGAAGCAGTTGCTCGCCGACGCCGGCTATCCCAACGGGATGGACGGCGGGGAGCTGGTGCCGATTCCGCCCTTCTTCACGGTGGCGGAGGCCGCGGTGAACGATCTGAACGCGATCGGGATCCGGGTGAAGATGCGACCGGTGGAGCGCGCGACCTTCTACACCCAGTGGCGGGAGAAGAAGCTCAAGGGCCTGTTCATCACCGCAGCGGGGAACTCGGGCAACGCGGCCAGCCGCGTCGCGGAATTCATTTACTCCAAGGGAAGCTATTCCTACGGAGGATATCCCGACATCGACGAGCTGTTCCAGCAGCAGGCACGGGAGCGGGATCCCGCCAAGCGCGAAGCCTTGCTCCATCGCATCCAGCAGCTCACGGTCGACCGGGTGATGTTCGCGCCGATCATGGACTTGCGGGCGCTGATGGGGGTCGGGCCGCGGCTGGCCGACCACACGATCACCGCGATCCCGATGTACCCTTTCCCCTCCTATGAGGACATGCGGCTCAAGGCGCAATAGGGGGACAACACCTTCAACCGATGGCTCCTGAGCGGAGTGATATTGTGAAAGGCGTGACGCTTCCCACCGAGACCGTGTTCGTGATGGAGATGTCGCCGATCAAGTTCGGCCTGGGTGCCACCGACGAGATCGGGTACGACCTGCGCCGGCTCGGCGTGAGCAAGGCCCTGATCTTCACCGACGGGAACCTGGCCGCCCTCGGCCTGCCGGAACGGGTCCGCGGGCTCCTGGGCGAGGAGGGGATCAAGGCCGAGACCTATGACGGGGTCGAGATCGAGCCGACCGACCGGTCGATGGAGGAGGCTGCCGCCTGGGCCCGCACCAAGGAGTTCGACGGGCTCGTCGCGGTGGGGGGCGGCAGCGCCATCGACACCGGCAAGGCCGTCAACCTCCTCACCTGCTACCCGGCGCCCCTCCTCGACTACGTGAACAAGCCGGTGGGCAAGGGCATCCCGGTACCGGGGCCGCTGCGCCCCCTCGTCGCGGTGCCCACCACCGCCGGGACCGGAAGCGAGACGACGGCCGTCGCGGTGACCCACGTGGTCGACCAGGGCATCAAGGCCGGGATCTCCCACCGCCTGCTGCGCCCCGCCCTCGGCGTGGTGGATCCCTTGAACACCCTCAGCGCGCCCGCCGAAGTCACCGCCGCCGCCGGCTGCGACATCCTCACCCACGCCATCGAGTCGTACACGACGCGTCCCTACGACGCCCGCCCCAAGCACCATCCGCCTGACCGGCCCGCCTACATCGGCGCCAACCCGGCCAGCGATATCTGGTGCGAGAAGGCCATCGAGTACGTGGGGCGCTACCTCCGGCGCGCCGTCCTCAACCCGCTCGACCTCGAGGCGCGCACGCACCTGGCCCTGGCGGCGAACTACGCCGGGATCGGGTTTGGGAACGCCGGGGTCCACATTCCCCATGCCCTCGCCTACCCGATCGCGGGGCTCGTGCGCGACTACCTCCCCACCGGCTACCGGGTGAGCCACCCGCTCGTCCCCCACGGCGTGTCGGTGATCCTGACCGCGCCCGCCGCCTTCCGGTTCACCTACCCGACCTCGCTCGAGCGGCACCTGCGCGCCGCCGAGCTGATGGGCTTTTCGACAGCCGGACTCGCCGAGGGCGAGTGGGGGGAGGCGCTGCCCCGGGCCCTCGCCCAGCTCATGCGCGACGTGGGGATCCCCAACGGCCTCACCGCGGTGGGCTACGGCGAGCGCGACATCGCCGCGCTTGTCGAGGGCACGCTCCGGCAGCCGCGGCTCCTGGCCGGGGCGCCGCGCCCGGTCGGGGCGGTCGACCTCGAGGCCATCCTGCACGACTCGATGCGCTGCTGGTGAGGCGAAGCACCTCACCGCTGGGGGGCCCCGTTTGCCAGTTTTCCCCTTGAGACGGCGCATCGCGTCTCCTCGAGTCCGCGCCGCCCCCGATCTGATTTCGGCGCCGTCCAACTCCCGGGGGAAGGCAGCTCAGCTCACGATCGCCAGGTTCTCGCGGGGCGGGTGGGGATGTCGTACCCAGCTCGTGGCGCCTCCAGGGACGAGACCGCGCGCTGCCCTGACTGGTCAGGGCTGAGGGGGCGATGGGGTGAGCGAGAAGTGAGAGTGGACTGCTACCCACTCGCGCTCGCGGGGCACCAGAAAGACAGTCGCCCGGCCCGGTCGGGGAACGGTCGTCCCATCGGGTTGGACGCCCAGTGAGTCCCAGGGGACGGTCACGCAGAGTCCCTGCTCCCCACCCCAGCAGCGCAGCTCGTCGAGCCGGAAGGTAAAGCCACGAATCGAAGGCCAAACGGGTCGCCACTGTTCGCGCTCCAGCGTCTCACGGTCTCTCACCGTGTAGGCGCGGGTACCAAAAGCGATGACGTCGGCAGCGAAGAGTGGCCGGGCAGCCGCGTAGTCAA
The DNA window shown above is from Candidatus Rokuibacteriota bacterium and carries:
- a CDS encoding nuclear transport factor 2 family protein — translated: MAQESSGPHVDRSTDVARRWLMALERCVRPLDYAAARPLFAADVIAFGTRAYTVRDRETLEREQWRPVWPSIRGFTFRLDELRCWGGEQGLCVTVPWDSLGVQPDGTTVPRPGRATVFLVPREREWVAVHSHFSLTPSPPQP
- a CDS encoding iron-containing alcohol dehydrogenase, with amino-acid sequence MAPERSDIVKGVTLPTETVFVMEMSPIKFGLGATDEIGYDLRRLGVSKALIFTDGNLAALGLPERVRGLLGEEGIKAETYDGVEIEPTDRSMEEAAAWARTKEFDGLVAVGGGSAIDTGKAVNLLTCYPAPLLDYVNKPVGKGIPVPGPLRPLVAVPTTAGTGSETTAVAVTHVVDQGIKAGISHRLLRPALGVVDPLNTLSAPAEVTAAAGCDILTHAIESYTTRPYDARPKHHPPDRPAYIGANPASDIWCEKAIEYVGRYLRRAVLNPLDLEARTHLALAANYAGIGFGNAGVHIPHALAYPIAGLVRDYLPTGYRVSHPLVPHGVSVILTAPAAFRFTYPTSLERHLRAAELMGFSTAGLAEGEWGEALPRALAQLMRDVGIPNGLTAVGYGERDIAALVEGTLRQPRLLAGAPRPVGAVDLEAILHDSMRCW
- a CDS encoding ABC transporter substrate-binding protein encodes the protein MGPHLKSRMVPPHRRIAVLLIAAVLTLGVAQGVAGQPTSAGEVVVAWHVTLAPTWFDPSTAPPQITPFGLLYAIHDALLRPLPGKKMANTLAESWTESPDGLVYEFKLRRGLKFHNGDPVTAEDVKFSFERYKGAGARELQGRVEHVEVVDPLTVRFRLKAPWPDFMTFYGTTATAAGIVVPKKYVTQVGDEGFRKHPIGAGPYKFVSHKPGVEVVLEANAGYWRHVPHVKRLIMKSVPEGTTRLAMLKKGEADIGVAFDGQEAEDVKRDPRLTLVATRHASIFWLEFADQWDPKSPWHDKRLRLAVNYALNRKAISDAACVGLCPPAGVIVPRVMDFALQVAPPPYDPQKAKQLLADAGYPNGMDGGELVPIPPFFTVAEAAVNDLNAIGIRVKMRPVERATFYTQWREKKLKGLFITAAGNSGNAASRVAEFIYSKGSYSYGGYPDIDELFQQQARERDPAKREALLHRIQQLTVDRVMFAPIMDLRALMGVGPRLADHTITAIPMYPFPSYEDMRLKAQ